Proteins encoded by one window of Channa argus isolate prfri chromosome 1, Channa argus male v1.0, whole genome shotgun sequence:
- the lrrc73 gene encoding leucine-rich repeat-containing protein 73, producing MLPASIQITGELLSAAEVQDICESLKEDSVRLLSVRGCQLSDRDFGRICRSVAESHSLAQLNLNLGVVSSISRTRHLADALKTNRSLQTLFLHGSPLLDAGLVTLNSALSTHPALVCLDLGDCMLGDEALGLICGMLPPDGAKSGLRELTLSANPRISSKGWAQLSIAVAHSSQLRVLNLDYNPLGDPIAGMLAVAVASSRTLEVLDLEGTGLTNQSAQVFLDMVENYPTSLRVLVLAENDINPELQQQICDLLSEGEDDDERDVPPLQPGPASSSALLPIRDKYQPIRDKYHPIRDKDQPVRDKYQPPAWLPHSNPSPQMILLTSGLGESLLAETEM from the exons ATGCTGCCAGCCTCCATCCAGATCACGGGGGAGCTGTTGTCTGCAGCTGAGGTTCAGGACATCTGTGAGAGTCTGAAGGAAGACAGCGTCCGGCTGCTGTCCGTCCGTGGCTGCCAGCTCTCCGACCGTGACTTTGGACGCATCTGCCGTAGTGTTGCCGAGTCGCACTCGCTCGCTCAGCTCAACCTCAACTTGGGTGTCGTCTCCAGCATCAGCCGGACACGACACCTGGCCGACGCTTTGAAGACAAACCGATCTTTGCAGACATTGTT TCTTCATGGCAGCCCTCTGTTGGATGCCGGCTTGGTGACGCTGAACTCGGCCTTGTCGACTCATCCAGCACTGGTCTGTCTGGATCTGGGGGACTGCATGCTTGGAGACGAGGCATTGGGCTTGATCTGTGGGATGCTGCCACCAGATGGAGCAAAGTCAG GTCTGAGGGAACTGACCCTGAGTGCAAACCCACGAATCAGCTCTAAAGGCTGGGCTCAACTCTCCATTGCTGTGGCTCACAGCTCCCAGCTACGAGTTCTCAACCTGGACTACAACCCACTGG GTGACCCAATTGCAGGGATGTTGGCAGTTGCTGTGGCATCCAGCAGGACCCTAGAAGTACTGGATCTGGAGGGAACTGGACTGACAAACCAATCAGCACAG GTGTTCTTGGACATGGTGGAGAACTATCCGACCAGTCTGCGAGTTTTGGTTCTGGCAGAGAATGACATTAACcctgagctgcagcagcagatctGTGACCTGCTGTCTGAAGGAGAGGACGACGACGAGAGAGATGTCCCACCCCTCCAACCAGGCCCCGCTTCCAGCAGTGCTCTTTTGCCCATCAGAGACAAGTACCAGCCCATCAGAGACAAGTACCACCCCATCAGAGACAAAGACCAGCCTGTCAGAGACAAGTACCAGCCTCCTGCCTGGCTCCCCCATAGTA ACCCCAGCCCCCAGATGATCTTGCTGACATCAGGTCTAGGTGAGAGCTTATTGGCTGAGACTGAGATGTGA
- the LOC137130750 gene encoding protein NLRC3-like, whose protein sequence is MMTVTERLLQTLEDLREEDFNKFKWYLWHKEALEGFQEIQKSRLEKATRLDTVDLMVQTHCINIVNVAKLVLVKINQNNLLENFSDISEPSEILVGCENKLKSNLKKKFQCVFEGIAKAKNPTLNQIYTELYLTEGGIGKVIDEHEVRQIETATRKPNRPETTIRHEEIFKASTERGEPIRRVMTKGVAGIGKTVLTQKFTLDWAEDKANQDIQFTFPLTFRELNVLKEKKYSLVELVHHFFIETKEAGICRFEEFQVVFILDGLDECRLPLDFHNNQILTDVTESTSVDVLLTNLIRGNLLPSARLWITTRPAAANQIPPECVDMVTEVRGFTDPQKEEYFRKRFRDEEQASRIISHIKTSRSLHIMCHIPVFCWITATVLEDVLKTREGRELPYTLTEMYIHFLVVQSKLKNIKYHGKAETDWPWSPDSRKMIESLGKLAFEQLQKGNLIFYESDLTECGIDIRAASVYSGVLTKIFKEERGLYQDEVFCFVHLSVQEFLAAIHVLLTFFKFKVNLLSEELPTSKDSESAETLFYQSAVDKALESLNGHLDLFLRFLLGLSLQTNQTLLRGLLTQTGKRPQTSHKVVEYIKNKISENLSAEKSINLFHCMNELNDRSLVSEIQHYVKNGLLPKVNLSPALWSALVFILVSSEKALDVFDLKKYLESEEALQRLLPVVKASNKALLIDCNLSERSCDALSSVLSSQSSSLRELDLSNNDLWDSGVKLLSAGLKDPHCKLETLRLSGCLITVEGCAALASALRSNPYHLKELDLSYNHPGDQGVKMLNAGLEDPHWRLETLRVEPTGEQWLRPGLRKYYCQLIIDTNTVNRKLQMSDDNRKVALVEEDQLYPDHPDRFDQCYQLLCNGLTGRRYWEVEWRGIIFVSVSYRGIGRKKDDDNCVFGRNDQSWTLDYSLDGYVVRHNNKIASSSPPYAANRIAVYLDFPAGTLSFYRISSDTLIHLHTFNTSFTEPLYPGFGFSFGSVSRMRFSTKVGSSVTLSSL, encoded by the exons ATGATGACAGTTACTGAGCGCCTTCTGCAGACTTTGGAGGATTTGAGAGAAGAGGACTTTAACAAATTCAAATGGTACCTGTGGCACAAGGAAGCCCTCGAAGGCTTCCAGGAAATCCAAAAGAGCCGACTGGAGAAAGCAACCAGGCTGGATACAGTGGATTTGATGGTGCAGACACACTGCATCAACATTGTTAATGTGGCTAAACTGGTTCTGGTGAAGATAAATCAGAATAATCTATTGGAGAATTTCTCAGACATCTCAGAGCCCTCAG AGATTCTTGTTGGGTGTGAAAATAAACTCAAGTCtaacctgaagaagaagttccagtgtgtgtttgaggggatCGCTAAAGCTAAAAACCCAACcctgaatcagatctacacagagctctacttAACAGAGGGAGGGATTGGAAAGGTCattgatgaacatgaggtcagacagattgaaacagcaaCCAGGAAACCAAACcgaccagaaacaacaatcagacatgAAGAGATCTTTAAAGCCTCAACTGAAAGAGGTGaaccaatcagaagagtgatgacaaagggagtagCTGggattgggaaaacagtcttaacgcaaaagttcactctggactgggctgaagacaaagccaaccaggacatacagttcacatttccattgactttcagagagctcaatgtgctgaaagagaaaaagtacaGCTTGGTAgaacttgttcatcacttctttATTGAAACTAAAGAAGCAGGAATAtgcaggtttgaagagttccaggttgtgttcatcttggacggtctggatgagtgtcgacttcctctggacttccacaacaatcagatcctgactgatgttacagagtccacatcagtggatgtgctgctgacaaacctcatcagggggaacctgcttccctccgctcgcctctggataaccacacgacctgccgcagccaatcagatccctcctgagtgtgtcgacatggtgacagaggtcagagggttcactgacccacagaaggaggagtacttccggaagagattcagagatgaggagcaggcaagcagaatcatctcccacatcaagacatcacgaagcctccatatcatgtgtcacatcccagtcttctgctggatcactgctacagttctggaggatgtgttgaaaaccagagagggacGAGAGCTGCCCTATACCCTGACagagatgtacatccactttcTGGTGGTTCAGTCCAAATTAAAGAACATCAAGTATCATGGAAAAGCAGAGACAGATTGGCCCTGGAGTCCAGACAGcaggaagatgattgagtctctgggaaaactaGCTTtcgagcagctgcagaaaggaaacctgatcttctatgaatcagacctgacagagtgcggcatcgatatcagagcagcctcagtttACTCAGGAGTGTTGACAaagatctttaaagaggagagaggactttACCAGGACGAGGTGTTCTGCTTtgtccatctgagtgttcaggagtttttGGCTGCTATTCATGTCCTTCTGACATTCTTCAAATTTAAagtcaatctgctgtcagaGGAACTACCAACGTCCAAGGACTCTGAATCTGCAGAGACACTGTTCTACCAAAGTGCTGTGGATAAAGCCTTAGAGAGTCTGAATGGACATCTGGACTTGTTTCTTCGCTTCCTCCTTGGTCTTTCCCTGCAGACCAATCAGACTCTCCTACGAGGCCTGCTGACCCAGACAGGAAAAAGGCCACAGACCAGTCATAAAGTAGTTGAGTATATCAAGAACaagatcagtgagaatctgtctgcagagaaaagcatcaacctgttccactgtatgaatgaactgaatgatcgCTCACTGGTATCAGAGATTCAACACTATGTAAAAAATGGACTTCTCCCCAAAGTAAATCTGTCTCCCGCTCTatggtcagctctggtcttcatcttagTGTCATCAGAAAAAGCTTTGGATGTttttgacctgaagaaatacCTTGAGTCGGAAGAGGCTCTTCagaggctgctgccagtggtcaaagcTTCTAACAAAGCACT ACTGATTgactgtaacctctcagagagaagctgtgatgctctgtcctcagttctcagctcccagtcctcgAGTCTAAGAGAattggacctgagtaacaatgacctcTGGGATTCAGGGGttaagctgctgtctgctggactgaaggacccacactgtaaactggaaactctcag aCTGTCAGGCTGTCTCATCACAGTGGAAGGCTGCGCTGCACTGGCCTCAGCCCTGAGATCCAACCCCTATCATCTAAAAGAACttgacctgagctacaatcatccaggagaccAAGGAGTGAAGATGCTGAATGCTGGACTGGaggatccacactggagactggagactctcag GGTGGAGCCTACTGGAGAACAATGGTTAAGACCAGGTCTGAGAAAGT ATTACTGTCAACTCATTatcgacacaaacacagtgaacaggaaactaCAAATGTCTGACGACAACAGGAAGGTGGCACTGGTGGAGGAGGATCAGCtgtatcctgatcatccagacagatttgatcAATGTTATCAGCTGCTGTGTAATGGGCTGACTGGTCGccgttactgggaggtggagtggagaggaATCATTTTTGTATCAGTTAGTTACAGAGGAATCGGCAGGAAAAAAGACGATGACAACTGTGTGTTTGGAAGAAATGATCAGTCCTGGACTCTGGACTACTCTCTTGATGGTTATGTTGTCCGGCACAATAACAAAATTGCATCGAGTTCCCCCCCTTATGCTGCCAACAGAATAGCAGTGTATCTGGACTTTCCTGCTGGCACCCTGTCCTTCTATAGAATCTCCTCTGACacactgatccacctccacaccttcaacacatCATTCACTGAACCTTTGTATCCTGGGTTCGGGTTCAGTTTTGGGTCTGTGTCTAGGATGAGGTTTTCCACCAAGGTTGGCTCCTCTGTGACTCTGTCTTCTCTCTAG
- the dlk2 gene encoding protein delta homolog 2 isoform X1, translated as MSAVRTADVLILQLSCCILFVLIIPPCTGQESDCSCNITNSRCDDFGVCRCDPGWDGEHCEHCMPMPGCLHGSCQQPWQCSCEPGWGGRFCDKDLFVCLEEQPCQNGATCVMEDSGEYTCLCPEGFHGRNCQLKTGPCHQSRSLCKNGGLCEDAEGFAAELTCRCLAGFNGPRCETDVDDCLMKPCANGATCLDGVNRFSCLCPAGFTGRFCTVNVDDCASQPCLNAGRCLDRAGGFYCVCRPGFTGPTCERPARTLNPHEPGLTTLGVKTMRNSNNSSHHDNRPLKVTVSERSTAGLSDVQFIVLLVLAGLTLGAVVLTAVLILQGHCRDCGHAHHWSSSSSQQTQKSGQRVQRENLFPNAAEPEKKKLNTEVV; from the exons ATGTCTGCAGTCAGAACTGCAGACGTCCTGATTCTGCAGCTGAGCTGCTGCATCCTCTTTGTCCTCATCATCCCGCCCTGTACAGGTCAAG AAAGCGACTGTAGCTGTAACATCACCAACAGCCGCTGTGACGACTTTGGAGTCTGCAG gtgtgacCCTGGCTGGGACGGCGAACATTGTGAGCACTGCATGCCGATGCCAGGCTGCCTGCACGGGTCCTGTCAGCAGCCGTGGCAGTGCAGCTGCGAGCCAGGCTGGGGGGGGCGGTTCTGTGACAAAG ACCTGTTTGTGTGCTTGGAGGAGCAGCCGTGTCAGAACGGAGCTACCTGTGTGATGGAGGACAGCGGGGAATACACCTGTCTATGTCCTGAAGGTTTCCACGGCAGGAACTGTCAGCTGAAGACGGGACCGTGTCACCAGAGCAG GTCTCTGTGTAAAAATGGCGGCCTGTGTGAAGATGCCGAGGGTTTTGCGGCAGAGTTGACATGTCGATGTCTGGCTGGCTTCAATGGGCCGCGCTGTGAGACTGACGTGGACGACTGTCTGATGAAGCCATGTGCCAACGGTGCCACCTGCCTGGACGGCGTCAACCGCTTCTCGTGCCTGTGCCCCGCCGGCTTCACCGGACGCTTCTGCACCGTCAACGTAGACGATTGTGCCAGTCAGCCCTGCCTCAATGCTGGGCGCTGCCTCGACCGCGCTGGAGGCTTCTACTGTGTCTGCCGGCCCGGTTTCACTGGACCCACCTGTGAGAGGCCGGCAAGGACCCTCAATCCCCATGAGCCTGGCCTAACAACTCTGGGGGTTAAAACCATGAGAAACAGCAATAACAGCAGTCATCATGACAACCGGCCATTAAAGGTGACGGTGAGCGAGCGCAGCACAGCCGGCCTATCGGACGTGCAGTTCATTGTTCTGCTGGTGCTGGCGGGTCTGACGCTCGGTGCGGTAGTGCTCACTGCCGTCCTCATTCTGCAGGGTCACTGCAGGGATTGTGGACACGCCCACCACtggtcatcatcatcttcacagcagacacagaaaagCGGCCAGCGAGTGCAGCGAGAAAATCTTTTTCCGAACGCTGCAGaaccagagaagaagaaactcAACACAGAAGTTGTATAA
- the dlk2 gene encoding protein delta homolog 2 isoform X2, translating to MPMPGCLHGSCQQPWQCSCEPGWGGRFCDKDLFVCLEEQPCQNGATCVMEDSGEYTCLCPEGFHGRNCQLKTGPCHQSRSLCKNGGLCEDAEGFAAELTCRCLAGFNGPRCETDVDDCLMKPCANGATCLDGVNRFSCLCPAGFTGRFCTVNVDDCASQPCLNAGRCLDRAGGFYCVCRPGFTGPTCERPARTLNPHEPGLTTLGVKTMRNSNNSSHHDNRPLKVTVSERSTAGLSDVQFIVLLVLAGLTLGAVVLTAVLILQGHCRDCGHAHHWSSSSSQQTQKSGQRVQRENLFPNAAEPEKKKLNTEVV from the exons ATGCCGATGCCAGGCTGCCTGCACGGGTCCTGTCAGCAGCCGTGGCAGTGCAGCTGCGAGCCAGGCTGGGGGGGGCGGTTCTGTGACAAAG ACCTGTTTGTGTGCTTGGAGGAGCAGCCGTGTCAGAACGGAGCTACCTGTGTGATGGAGGACAGCGGGGAATACACCTGTCTATGTCCTGAAGGTTTCCACGGCAGGAACTGTCAGCTGAAGACGGGACCGTGTCACCAGAGCAG GTCTCTGTGTAAAAATGGCGGCCTGTGTGAAGATGCCGAGGGTTTTGCGGCAGAGTTGACATGTCGATGTCTGGCTGGCTTCAATGGGCCGCGCTGTGAGACTGACGTGGACGACTGTCTGATGAAGCCATGTGCCAACGGTGCCACCTGCCTGGACGGCGTCAACCGCTTCTCGTGCCTGTGCCCCGCCGGCTTCACCGGACGCTTCTGCACCGTCAACGTAGACGATTGTGCCAGTCAGCCCTGCCTCAATGCTGGGCGCTGCCTCGACCGCGCTGGAGGCTTCTACTGTGTCTGCCGGCCCGGTTTCACTGGACCCACCTGTGAGAGGCCGGCAAGGACCCTCAATCCCCATGAGCCTGGCCTAACAACTCTGGGGGTTAAAACCATGAGAAACAGCAATAACAGCAGTCATCATGACAACCGGCCATTAAAGGTGACGGTGAGCGAGCGCAGCACAGCCGGCCTATCGGACGTGCAGTTCATTGTTCTGCTGGTGCTGGCGGGTCTGACGCTCGGTGCGGTAGTGCTCACTGCCGTCCTCATTCTGCAGGGTCACTGCAGGGATTGTGGACACGCCCACCACtggtcatcatcatcttcacagcagacacagaaaagCGGCCAGCGAGTGCAGCGAGAAAATCTTTTTCCGAACGCTGCAGaaccagagaagaagaaactcAACACAGAAGTTGTATAA